One Gemmatimonadota bacterium DNA segment encodes these proteins:
- a CDS encoding metallophosphoesterase, whose translation MESGKRISFDKTHLPPAQFECVVIADTHYMIDVGDRPLEFESRRVQTQRAGTALQQVSDIGADFVIHMGDLVQEYPETPDFKRAMLEARDQIRACNTSPHYVAGNHDIGDKTDPTMPTHAATAESLAFFHDLFGPSWYSFDRDDCHFIVINSQILNSKLSEADDQWEWFESDLEKHKNQRLFLFFHLPLYLWDKNEPGLGHYDNISPPDRDRLLALIQKYGIERLFAAHVHYPFYDKIGKSRYLITPSTSFTRPGFGHLYASPPPPEQGRDDTGKLGFYLLRIRADHTDIHFIRTNGEIKRPALDHLVTCTSANLSSPVGLTLRHPITPIAEVPIAYPSVIRQKVRNDQHLLACIELGAKFARFPWRDLRDPFQRTRLEMLRSEGITPIATFLEPRIASLPEHIKANLDLIQNWEIQISNPAQLPDEVCETLNRCAELAELSICPIIPNERVHGKQHLRTRMGYHLDELESLQNTNIHLQRVLCRVPPTESPWTYIQSLSECKYSNIDHIDISLELDAQNDSTNARRIAEATFAIVRLPDARLFIDSLTDFDRTMDVTHGLLDTLCNPRTPFHALRCLNTLLNSPVHDTTFTDPREKIQDNNRILYLNNTHRRLALVLPARAIVGLDTLEFSLDTSPVRIYHLCTGEVETVSRDAQIKIRDGSPILVIGRLDRRRPL comes from the coding sequence ATGGAAAGCGGAAAAAGAATAAGCTTCGACAAAACCCACCTCCCCCCCGCTCAATTTGAATGCGTGGTCATCGCCGACACGCATTACATGATTGACGTTGGCGACCGCCCTCTCGAATTTGAATCGCGCCGCGTGCAAACCCAGCGCGCTGGCACAGCCCTGCAACAGGTATCAGATATTGGGGCTGACTTTGTCATCCACATGGGCGACCTCGTCCAGGAATATCCCGAAACGCCGGACTTCAAACGCGCGATGCTCGAAGCGCGCGATCAGATACGCGCCTGCAATACTTCTCCCCACTATGTCGCTGGCAATCACGACATCGGCGATAAAACCGATCCCACCATGCCCACCCATGCGGCAACCGCAGAATCGCTCGCGTTCTTCCACGATCTCTTTGGACCCTCCTGGTACAGTTTTGACCGCGACGATTGTCATTTTATCGTAATCAACTCCCAGATCCTCAACTCAAAACTCTCTGAAGCAGACGACCAGTGGGAATGGTTTGAATCCGATCTTGAAAAACACAAAAATCAGCGGCTCTTCCTCTTTTTTCACCTCCCCCTCTATCTTTGGGATAAAAATGAGCCGGGATTGGGACACTACGACAATATCAGCCCGCCAGATCGAGACCGCCTCCTCGCATTGATTCAAAAATACGGGATCGAACGCCTCTTCGCAGCACACGTACACTATCCCTTTTACGACAAAATCGGCAAATCGCGCTATCTCATCACCCCTTCTACGTCTTTTACGCGCCCGGGATTCGGCCATCTCTACGCCAGCCCTCCCCCACCCGAACAGGGGCGAGACGACACGGGCAAGCTGGGATTTTATCTCCTCCGCATACGCGCCGATCACACCGACATCCACTTCATCCGCACAAACGGCGAAATAAAACGCCCTGCTCTCGACCACCTCGTCACCTGCACATCCGCCAATCTATCTTCTCCTGTGGGACTCACTCTCCGCCACCCCATCACGCCCATTGCGGAAGTCCCAATCGCCTATCCCTCTGTCATACGTCAAAAAGTGCGCAATGACCAGCATCTTCTGGCCTGCATAGAACTCGGTGCTAAATTCGCGCGCTTTCCCTGGCGCGACCTGCGCGACCCCTTCCAGCGCACGCGCCTCGAAATGCTCCGATCCGAAGGAATAACGCCCATTGCTACATTCCTCGAACCGCGCATCGCCTCATTGCCCGAACACATCAAAGCCAACCTCGATCTCATACAGAATTGGGAAATTCAAATATCTAATCCCGCGCAACTACCCGATGAAGTTTGCGAAACACTCAACCGATGTGCAGAACTCGCAGAACTCTCGATTTGCCCGATCATCCCCAACGAGCGCGTACACGGCAAACAACACCTGCGAACCCGAATGGGTTATCACCTCGACGAACTCGAAAGCCTCCAAAACACCAATATTCACCTTCAGCGCGTCCTCTGTCGCGTGCCACCCACCGAATCGCCCTGGACCTATATCCAATCCCTTAGCGAATGCAAATACTCGAATATCGATCACATCGACATCTCACTCGAATTAGACGCGCAGAACGACAGCACCAATGCCCGCCGAATTGCCGAAGCCACATTTGCCATTGTCCGCCTACCAGATGCGCGCCTATTCATCGATTCGCTAACCGATTTCGACCGCACAATGGATGTCACTCATGGATTGCTCGACACCCTCTGCAATCCCCGTACGCCCTTTCACGCCCTGCGTTGTCTCAACACGCTCCTCAACAGTCCCGTTCACGACACCACCTTTACAGATCCCCGCGAAAAAATACAGGACAACAACCGCATCCTGTATCTCAACAACACCCATCGCAGACTCGCACTCGTACTACCTGCCCGAGCTATTGTCGGTCTCGACACCCTTGAATTTTCACTCGACACCAGCCCTGTTCGCATCTATCATCTATGCACGGGGGAAGTCGAAACAGTGTCTCGCGACGCCCAAATCAAAATACGGGATGGGTCGCCAATCCTGGTGATTGGGAGACTTGACCGCAGGAGGCCATTATGA
- a CDS encoding phytanoyl-CoA dioxygenase family protein: MKPQNQRFESNYPLDADQISQWVEQFNRDGFLFLENVLKEEHIAQLKADLDWSLAHFTSRDKDPNGKLNPQSSKSSHRLCHRMFEHSPANLNLFDLEPIVSFAEALVEANCHVIHNNSFITPPGGGLTTWHQDDAPHYVVTDGKPPTNIHLPVLVFTCNYYLTDVTKIEHGGTEVIPGSHLIGESPRQVAWEKWQDKVHYNLGKAGSVIMFNNQVWHRGGPNQSNRSRYITQITYGRRLIGHKYYPFMNYTMPEHIYRNANPRLKRLVGFLDHGAYG; this comes from the coding sequence ATGAAACCACAAAACCAGCGCTTTGAGTCCAATTATCCACTCGATGCAGATCAAATTTCCCAATGGGTAGAACAATTTAACAGAGACGGATTTCTATTTCTCGAAAATGTCTTGAAAGAAGAACACATCGCACAGCTCAAAGCGGATCTCGACTGGTCTCTCGCGCATTTTACCAGCCGAGACAAAGACCCCAATGGCAAGCTCAACCCACAAAGCAGCAAATCCAGCCACCGCCTGTGCCATCGCATGTTTGAGCACAGCCCGGCCAATCTCAACCTGTTTGACCTCGAACCCATCGTCAGCTTTGCCGAAGCCCTCGTTGAAGCAAATTGTCACGTTATACACAACAACTCCTTCATCACGCCCCCCGGCGGCGGCCTCACCACCTGGCATCAGGACGACGCCCCGCATTATGTTGTCACCGATGGCAAGCCCCCGACAAACATCCACCTTCCCGTACTCGTATTCACCTGCAATTATTATCTCACCGATGTCACAAAAATCGAACATGGCGGCACAGAAGTCATCCCGGGATCACATCTCATTGGAGAAAGCCCTCGCCAGGTTGCATGGGAAAAATGGCAGGACAAAGTGCATTACAACCTCGGCAAAGCCGGTAGCGTCATCATGTTCAATAATCAGGTCTGGCACAGAGGGGGACCAAATCAGAGCAATCGCAGCCGCTACATCACGCAAATCACCTATGGCAGGCGGCTCATCGGCCACAAATACTATCCCTTTATGAACTACACCATGCCCGAGCATATCTATCGCAATGCAAACCCCAGACTCAAACGCCTGGTCGGATTTTTAGATCATGGAGCCTATGGATGA
- a CDS encoding phytanoyl-CoA dioxygenase family protein encodes MMTDAQRYLFDMMGYLHLEQALTRTELKAAQQAINRYVNASDDELPEGFGRSTSLFDKNRTQFKYVFAFDKVLEALVFHHSFWPIVLEVSGRRPRLNSGEVRINTAKDPVHRLHCSRESFGRYSCRYSCDDGKIYCDDLVVFIYLTDVLPGDGGLLLVPGSHKSDFKRPPDVFNDGWIEKDVPLGVANITARAGDIVITTELMTHGAMAWQPKDRDRRFFILRYRPQYHRQIHEFPDSVLARVSPETRELLETQSYTHEKEIVKKDFVTLTV; translated from the coding sequence ATGATGACAGATGCACAGCGCTATTTATTCGATATGATGGGATATCTGCATCTGGAACAAGCACTTACACGAACAGAACTAAAGGCCGCACAACAAGCTATAAATCGGTACGTAAATGCCTCAGACGATGAACTGCCCGAAGGATTTGGGCGTTCAACCTCATTATTTGACAAAAATCGCACACAATTCAAATACGTCTTTGCTTTTGACAAAGTACTGGAAGCGCTGGTCTTTCACCATTCGTTCTGGCCCATTGTGCTGGAAGTATCTGGACGACGTCCGCGGCTAAACAGCGGTGAAGTGCGGATCAATACGGCTAAAGATCCCGTTCATCGCTTGCATTGTTCGCGCGAGAGTTTTGGACGATATAGCTGTCGATATAGCTGTGACGATGGGAAAATTTATTGCGACGACCTGGTGGTATTTATCTATCTGACGGATGTCTTGCCCGGAGATGGCGGATTGCTGCTCGTGCCGGGATCGCACAAAAGCGATTTTAAGCGCCCCCCCGATGTGTTCAACGACGGATGGATCGAAAAAGATGTACCTCTCGGCGTGGCGAATATCACAGCCCGAGCCGGCGATATTGTCATAACCACAGAATTGATGACACACGGGGCAATGGCCTGGCAACCCAAAGATAGGGATCGCCGTTTCTTCATTCTCAGATACCGCCCGCAATATCACCGACAAATCCACGAATTTCCCGATTCAGTACTGGCGCGGGTCTCGCCCGAAACGCGAGAACTTCTCGAGACACAGTCCTATACACACGAAAAAGAGATCGTAAAAAAGGATTTCGTGACATTGACGGTTTGA
- a CDS encoding L-rhamnose isomerase, with protein sequence MHYKTPITDVQIEANFEHAAEQYAAFGVDIERAVDRALEVPISLHCWQGDDVAGFEVKDEAVEGGGIMATGNYPGRARNGDELRRDLKKVVDLLPGPHRANIHASYSDTGGKVVDRDALEPEHFASWINWAKAYDIGIDFNPTYFAHPKANDGFTLSHPDKGIRDFWIQHAIASRRISEAIGKALGDEVVNNHWIPDGAKDHPADRWTPRERLVEALDTVFDDGLGIGPECVDAVEGKLFGLGMEDYTVGSNDFYANYALTRGVLLCLDMGHFHPTESIADKLSAHFAFHDKLLIHTSRPIRWDSDHVVLFSDDVRHVFLELARHNAIDRMYLALDFFDASINRTAAYVIGTRATRKALLYGLVDPTDCLRQLEAEGKLAQKLALMEDMKTMPFSAVWDMCCLKANVPIGASWLDEIEAYERDVLSQRD encoded by the coding sequence ATGCATTATAAAACACCGATTACCGATGTTCAGATTGAAGCCAATTTCGAGCATGCCGCCGAACAGTACGCCGCTTTTGGCGTGGATATTGAACGGGCTGTGGATAGGGCACTCGAAGTGCCGATCTCTCTCCATTGCTGGCAGGGTGACGATGTGGCGGGTTTTGAAGTCAAAGATGAAGCTGTTGAAGGCGGCGGCATTATGGCTACGGGCAATTATCCCGGTCGCGCGCGCAATGGGGATGAGCTTCGTCGAGACCTGAAAAAAGTGGTTGATCTGTTGCCCGGACCACACAGGGCGAATATCCACGCCTCTTATAGTGATACGGGTGGCAAAGTCGTTGATCGCGACGCTCTGGAGCCGGAGCACTTTGCGAGCTGGATCAATTGGGCAAAGGCATACGATATCGGTATTGATTTTAATCCCACCTATTTTGCACATCCCAAGGCGAATGATGGCTTTACCTTGAGCCATCCCGATAAAGGTATTCGCGATTTTTGGATTCAACACGCTATTGCGAGCCGTCGGATCTCTGAAGCTATTGGGAAAGCGCTGGGGGATGAGGTTGTCAACAATCACTGGATCCCCGATGGCGCCAAAGACCATCCCGCTGACCGGTGGACGCCCCGCGAGCGTCTGGTGGAAGCACTGGATACTGTCTTTGACGATGGTCTGGGTATAGGTCCCGAATGCGTTGATGCGGTTGAAGGCAAGCTCTTTGGCCTCGGAATGGAGGATTATACGGTTGGGTCCAATGATTTTTACGCCAATTACGCGTTGACCCGGGGCGTACTCCTCTGTCTCGATATGGGACATTTTCATCCGACTGAGTCGATTGCCGACAAGCTCTCGGCGCATTTTGCTTTCCACGACAAGTTGCTCATCCACACGAGCCGTCCCATTCGCTGGGACTCGGATCACGTCGTTCTCTTTAGCGATGATGTGCGCCATGTTTTTCTGGAACTCGCCCGCCACAATGCGATTGACCGCATGTATCTCGCGCTCGATTTTTTCGATGCGAGCATCAATCGCACAGCAGCTTATGTTATTGGTACGCGTGCCACGCGCAAAGCCCTCCTCTATGGTCTCGTTGATCCGACCGACTGCCTGCGCCAACTCGAAGCCGAAGGTAAGCTCGCGCAAAAACTCGCGCTGATGGAAGATATGAAGACGATGCCATTTTCCGCTGTGTGGGATATGTGCTGTCTCAAAGCCAATGTGCCTATCGGTGCTTCCTGGCTCGATGAGATAGAGGCTTATGAGCGCGATGTGTTGTCGCAACGCGACTGA
- a CDS encoding bifunctional UDP-sugar hydrolase/5'-nucleotidase gives MKKMTYFIIVVTFLTGSVWASDTVDLVVLHINDTHGKLSPYNLGGHNIGGIGRLSTLVKQVRAENPERVLLLHAGDIFSRGEPVVIYTGGYVNLLAFEKMGFDAITPGNGEFYFGIENLKRQTSRVSTPFVHANVTYKHHDGPIFPPYLIKEVQGVKVGILGLGLIRPWHQSSQMLRLHDAVETAKQYMPELRPKVDFLIALTHIGVKNDSLLAAAVPELDLIVGGDTHTRLNTPSRIARANGNGSVAIVQARHYYQFLGRVDVQLQKAARGYRVMRLNGKLLPLKEVIARDAEIEALIDEYTKPLDEVICRTERDLPNARDERSALGDLVGQAVLEQTRADVAILERNGDTHGVAAGDISLNDIYRLRQYRPPVMLTRLSRDQILAVLEARMYLTAGCSFERGDKTISNLKIGAKPDSAGTYLVAMERQVAFRHFLRDAASDSVVFDFTGQRVDTALERYLRDVKIIR, from the coding sequence ATGAAAAAAATGACGTATTTTATCATTGTGGTCACTTTTTTAACGGGATCTGTTTGGGCGTCAGATACGGTTGACCTGGTGGTGCTGCATATCAATGATACACACGGGAAATTGTCTCCCTACAATTTGGGAGGGCACAATATTGGGGGAATAGGCCGTTTGTCAACGCTGGTAAAGCAGGTTCGCGCAGAAAATCCCGAGCGCGTTTTGCTTTTGCACGCGGGTGATATTTTTTCGCGTGGAGAGCCTGTGGTGATTTATACGGGAGGGTATGTGAATCTGTTGGCTTTTGAAAAAATGGGCTTTGATGCTATTACACCGGGCAATGGAGAGTTTTATTTTGGGATTGAAAATCTGAAGCGACAGACCTCGCGCGTATCCACGCCTTTTGTTCACGCGAATGTGACGTATAAACATCACGATGGACCGATTTTTCCTCCGTATCTGATCAAAGAAGTTCAAGGTGTGAAAGTGGGCATTTTGGGGCTTGGCCTCATTCGCCCCTGGCATCAGTCGTCTCAAATGCTGAGGTTGCATGACGCAGTAGAGACGGCGAAGCAATACATGCCAGAATTGCGTCCAAAGGTCGATTTTTTGATTGCATTGACGCATATTGGCGTTAAAAACGACAGTTTGTTAGCGGCGGCTGTGCCGGAATTGGATTTAATTGTGGGTGGCGATACTCACACGCGGTTAAATACGCCTTCGCGTATCGCACGGGCAAATGGGAATGGGAGCGTAGCTATTGTGCAAGCGCGGCATTATTACCAGTTTTTAGGGCGGGTAGATGTGCAATTGCAAAAGGCGGCGCGTGGATATCGGGTGATGAGGTTGAATGGAAAATTGTTGCCTCTTAAGGAGGTAATTGCGCGCGATGCAGAGATTGAAGCACTCATTGATGAATACACGAAGCCCTTAGATGAAGTGATTTGTCGAACAGAACGCGACTTGCCCAATGCGCGAGATGAACGGTCGGCTCTGGGCGATCTGGTGGGACAGGCAGTGTTAGAACAAACCCGCGCCGATGTTGCGATTCTGGAACGCAATGGAGATACGCACGGTGTTGCCGCGGGCGATATTTCTCTGAATGATATTTATCGGTTGCGACAATACAGACCGCCCGTAATGCTCACACGTCTTTCGCGGGATCAGATTCTGGCGGTTCTCGAGGCGCGGATGTATCTGACAGCGGGCTGTTCGTTTGAGCGCGGGGATAAAACCATTTCAAATCTGAAGATAGGGGCAAAGCCCGATTCTGCGGGTACCTATCTCGTCGCGATGGAAAGACAGGTTGCATTTCGCCATTTTCTCCGCGATGCCGCATCCGACTCTGTTGTATTCGATTTTACAGGTCAGCGCGTGGATACGGCATTGGAGCGATATTTGCGCGATGTGAAGATAATTCGTTGA
- a CDS encoding sulfatase-like hydrolase/transferase: MKRPNILLIYTDQQRWDAMGVNGNTDIQTPNLDHLANEGINFDHYFVQNPVCMPSRVSFLTGQYPSTLGITHMGVPVPEDFVTLPKLLHNSGYHSANIGKLHFLPHANRDHREIHPNYGFDHLEISDEPGCYEDAYRAWVRMEAPNQLDHLSLGLPPLAERWYQIMGEKDDVHHPDERFPKHPIPFRGKDEYTHTAWVASQSIQYMSERASESRPFLCIAGIYSPHSPWVAPQRFLDLYDPDQMTLPSFPPEIDAKRNENHYGDRELRLARQGYYGMVSEVDHHVGRLLDALDELGIANETIVVFTSDHGEWLGEHLRYGKNYPGHDCVSRVPLLMRIPGKESGRRVSSIVEGVDVLPTLLEACGVPLPPHLQGQSLYPVFSGGKDPDKPVALMEATGWKMIRSENYRYIAHDDGREFLYDLNAEWGEYRDVSQDPNHTNALIEHRHLLIKRLIEMERPKKRIWGY; this comes from the coding sequence ATGAAGCGACCGAATATCTTATTGATTTACACCGATCAGCAGCGGTGGGATGCCATGGGCGTGAATGGAAACACCGATATCCAGACACCGAATCTGGATCACCTGGCAAACGAGGGTATAAACTTCGACCACTACTTTGTCCAGAACCCCGTGTGCATGCCCAGTCGGGTGAGCTTTTTGACCGGACAATATCCCTCCACGCTCGGCATTACACACATGGGTGTACCCGTACCCGAAGACTTTGTAACATTGCCCAAATTGCTGCACAATTCGGGATATCACTCGGCAAATATCGGCAAATTGCACTTTTTGCCACACGCCAACCGGGATCACCGAGAAATACATCCCAATTATGGATTTGACCATCTGGAGATCAGCGATGAACCTGGCTGTTACGAAGACGCTTATCGCGCCTGGGTACGCATGGAAGCGCCGAACCAACTCGACCATTTGAGCCTGGGATTGCCGCCATTGGCAGAGCGCTGGTATCAGATAATGGGCGAAAAAGACGACGTACATCACCCCGATGAGCGATTCCCCAAACACCCCATCCCCTTTCGCGGAAAAGATGAATACACACACACGGCTTGGGTGGCGAGCCAGTCAATACAATATATGTCGGAACGCGCAAGTGAAAGCCGTCCATTTTTGTGCATCGCGGGAATTTACTCCCCGCATTCACCCTGGGTTGCACCGCAGCGTTTTCTGGACCTGTACGACCCCGATCAAATGACCCTGCCATCCTTCCCGCCAGAAATCGATGCAAAACGCAATGAAAACCACTACGGCGATCGCGAACTTCGCCTCGCGCGACAGGGATATTACGGCATGGTCAGCGAAGTAGATCACCATGTGGGCCGCCTGTTAGACGCGCTGGATGAATTGGGCATTGCAAATGAAACAATTGTAGTCTTCACATCCGACCACGGCGAATGGCTGGGCGAACATTTGCGCTATGGCAAAAACTATCCGGGACACGATTGTGTCAGCCGCGTCCCCCTGCTGATGCGTATCCCAGGAAAAGAAAGCGGACGTCGCGTATCGAGCATCGTCGAAGGTGTCGATGTACTCCCCACCCTGCTCGAAGCCTGCGGTGTACCCCTCCCACCCCATTTACAGGGTCAATCGCTATATCCCGTATTCAGCGGGGGAAAAGATCCGGACAAACCCGTCGCATTGATGGAAGCCACGGGCTGGAAAATGATACGGTCTGAGAACTATCGCTATATCGCACATGACGATGGACGGGAATTTCTCTATGACCTGAACGCCGAATGGGGCGAATACCGCGATGTGTCGCAAGATCCCAACCACACAAACGCGCTGATTGAACATCGGCATCTATTGATCAAACGGCTCATAGAGATGGAACGACCGAAAAAGCGGATTTGGGGATACTGA
- a CDS encoding mandelate racemase/muconate lactonizing enzyme family protein, which produces MKIVDIQKTLSLGAACRHWSLLKIITDEGIEGLGEWRGGQSVDQLKNTLIGKDPTNVNQLHHDHLWRMQGAGAGVEIALWDIKGKALGVPMCDLLGGKLRDKVRMYCDCHSGAYWTPEDYNRRWDEVRASGELDPVYETSSYVARAKERVAEGFTALKFDLDVPNPWKMDVYDRSVGRRQHEHIVTTIEALRDAIGPYIDLSIDLHGSFNAIDGLRICKDVEHLDLLWLEDPIRWEWGNVDALAKICMQTETPICTGEIFYGAKLFRELMEKGACDLLEPDIPRSGGAIETRRIAELAEMYHMSIAPHYMASTVAGIAAVHICSTIPNFLALEYHSANIPLWSTMLNIKNPIQNGYITVPEGPGLGIELDEVEILKHLPEGTELWS; this is translated from the coding sequence ATGAAAATCGTAGATATACAAAAAACACTCTCTCTGGGGGCTGCATGTCGCCACTGGTCGTTATTGAAAATTATCACCGATGAGGGCATTGAGGGATTGGGTGAATGGCGTGGAGGACAATCGGTTGATCAACTGAAGAATACGCTCATCGGAAAAGACCCGACCAATGTAAACCAATTGCATCACGATCATCTGTGGCGCATGCAGGGCGCTGGTGCCGGTGTGGAAATCGCACTCTGGGATATTAAAGGCAAAGCATTGGGCGTACCGATGTGCGACCTCCTCGGCGGAAAACTGCGCGACAAGGTGCGGATGTATTGCGACTGCCATTCGGGCGCGTACTGGACACCAGAAGACTATAATCGACGCTGGGATGAAGTGCGAGCATCGGGTGAATTAGACCCCGTATATGAAACATCGAGCTATGTGGCGCGGGCAAAAGAACGAGTAGCCGAAGGATTTACAGCCTTAAAATTCGATCTGGACGTCCCCAACCCCTGGAAAATGGATGTGTACGACCGGTCTGTCGGACGACGGCAACACGAACATATTGTAACCACGATTGAAGCATTGCGCGATGCAATCGGACCGTATATCGATTTATCGATAGACCTGCACGGATCATTTAACGCGATTGATGGTTTGCGGATATGCAAAGATGTGGAACACCTCGACTTATTGTGGTTGGAAGACCCGATCCGATGGGAATGGGGTAACGTAGATGCTCTGGCAAAAATTTGCATGCAAACAGAAACACCGATCTGTACAGGCGAGATATTTTATGGCGCAAAGCTATTTCGGGAACTCATGGAAAAAGGCGCGTGCGACCTGCTCGAACCCGACATACCGCGCAGTGGTGGCGCCATAGAAACGCGGCGCATCGCAGAACTGGCAGAAATGTATCATATGTCAATCGCACCGCATTATATGGCGAGCACAGTAGCTGGCATAGCCGCCGTACACATCTGTTCCACCATACCCAATTTCCTGGCTCTGGAATATCACTCGGCCAATATCCCGCTCTGGTCAACGATGTTGAATATCAAAAATCCAATTCAAAATGGATATATCACCGTGCCAGAGGGTCCAGGCCTGGGCATTGAATTAGACGAAGTAGAAATATTAAAACATCTGCCCGAAGGCACGGAATTGTGGTCTTAA